CAATTCAGCGTACTTGTTGCGTGATTCTTCGAGCTCCATTTGCGCTTGCCGAAGCTGTTCGTTCTGCATCTCCAGTTCAGTCTGATGCTCTTTTAGTTGGTGTATCAACCTTTGAACTTTATCGTCTGAAACTTCTTCTAGACTTTCTTGTGTTTTGGGGGATATTTCTGCAATTGGCCGGGGAAAATGTTCTTTTTTACGTTGGTATTTATTCCCCATTGATAAGCCCTCGACCACCCCTTTTGGGGTAGGGATTATTTCTTAATCGAACTCCAGTTATCAAACCACAATTTTATAAAAAAATAAATACATATTTACCCTAAGTAAAATACAGCGATTACCCTATTGAGTCTCGGTTTCGGCTCTGATACATTCACATTGCCCGGTAGTAAGGATTAGTAAATCCGCTTTTTCCTTGGTGTTATGGAGCTTAGGAAGGTTGGATGGGGAGCTAAGAATGGGAGAGCCACCCTATCTAAGCTCCTTTTCTTAGACGGTAAATAAAAGTAAATACGGCGAAGGAAATTCCAACTCAGCTTGGTAGTTATGAAATAAGAAAGAACATTAGATAATATTCTAGAGCCGAGCCTATTCCACCCCGGCTTTGGCTGCCTCCTCTAGAATTTTCCTGGCTTTATCTATGGCCATTTCTTTGACTTTTGTCTCCTCTCCCTTATGGTTTGCTACATTGACTACTACGGTAACGGTCATATACCTGCCTTTTACTTCTTCATCTTTCACCATATATCCAATGGTTACTTCATAGGCTTGTCTTCCGGAATTGTAGTTGGTGCTTATGACGTAGAGTGAGCTTTCGTCAGACATTTTTGCCTCCTGGTTTGTTCCGCGCTCGGGTCTTTCCGTATGCGATCATCGGAAGATGTATTGTAATTATAATCAAACGGAGTGCCAATGATTTTTTTCAATAAAATGACCGAGTTTGAAATTAACACCCTGAGCATGGTGTCTTATTTCCTGACACCTGACATCTGCGGGGTGTTGTGTAGCTTGAAATCATGACGAAATATTGAGGAATGTGGCCCTATCTCCTATAATCTATTCAGGCACATGAATTGCCATGTATATCAACATTACAACTACAAAAGGAGAGATAGCGATGATCGCAAAAGATGTGATGAAGGCCAATGTTATTACCGTGTCGCCGTCCACCCCGGTTTCCGAGGCCGCACTCTTGATGAGGAATGAGGACATAGGAGCACTGGTAGTAGTTGATACTGCCGGGAGGCCGGTGGGCATAGTAACGGACCGGGATATAGTGATTTCGATCGTGGCCGACGGCGACAACCCTGCTGATTTTGTGGTCGAAGATATCATGAGCAAGAACCTGCACCTGGTTCAGGAGGATGAAAGTATATTCGGGATACTCAAGATTCTGGGAAAGCATTCCATAAGAAGGGTCCCAGTATTGAGAAAGGGAAAGCTAGTGGGAATAGTTTCGGTTGACGACCTGATTGTGGTCATCACCACCGAACTCTCCAACCTAGCCTCGGCTCTCAGCAGCACTTCTAAGGTTCTTTGAAATGGAAGGAAAACCTAAAGTAGTAGGAACACGCCGCGGCGTGTTCCTACGGTAATTCTCGATATGAGATTACCTAGCGGTGATTAAGTAATGAAGAATGAAGAGTAAGGAGGTAACCAATGCTTTTTTTCATAACGCAGAAGCACGAACCGGGTAACTGCCCGAAGGATATGGGAGGTTTCAGGAAGGTATTCATAAATGAAAAGGTAGAGGGAGTGGTTTTAAAGGATGTCTATGTTGAGCACGGGTCGCACATGATTTTCTACATCGTAGAGACGGACAACTACGATAACCTGGTCCGTTTTCTGGAGCCGGGTATGTTGAAGTGTACATCATCGATATCACCGGTTTCCTCCCTGCCCGTTTCTGAAATTTTAAAGAAGTAGAGGTGGAAAAATGGTCGTAAAAAACTGGATGAAGAGAAACCCGATCACTGTAGAACCGGAGATGGGGGTTAAATCTGCCTTCGCTCTACTTAAGAAGTACGGGATAAGACAGCTTCCGGTGGTGAAGGATGGAATAATAGTCGGAATTGTAACCGACCGGGACTTCAGAAAGCCGGAGCCCTATGGTCACTCGACACCGTGGGATAAGATATACCGGTTGCAGGATGGCTTCACCGTTGGAGACATCATGAAGATGGACGTAATCACCGTCACCGAGAATACGCCCATAGAAGAGGCAGCCAGCCTTTTGCTAAGACACAAGATTAACGGGCTGCCAGTAATATCCGATGACGGGAGGCTCAGCGGAATAATAACCACGTCGGATATCTTAGCGGCTTTTGTAACGCTCCATAAGCACGAATACAAGACCGGATAGAAAAACCGGCCTTATGAAGGCATTTTCAGTTCGGTTTTATGGGTGCTTACCATGCTTAGCGGCTCTCCAAAAATCGCGGATGGTGCTGTAAATCAATTTCCTTTAACCGGGGTGATTCGGAGACAGCGTGTCTCTCCCTCAAGGGAGTAGAGATTTTGTATGTCCTCTGCGCAGCCACGGGGAGTAGGGGTACGCTGCAGCGTGCTCCTACCACTCTTGCCCAAGGCAGTTTATACATGTGATTGTAGGCTACAGGTCTTATAAAGACTCCGTATATAAATGCCCGATATTTCGTGGATAGCACGGTATATCGGGGGTAATCCGGAGGGAGGGAGTACCACTATAATCTTTACTTACAATTAAATGCTACCAATTACGGCCAGTTGCCGGTTTCACTGCCATATCCGCCCAAATGGCCTGTCCATTGCACGTAATTGATTTAATTAGGAAAGTTTGAATACTTATGCACATATGAAAGGCATCCCGGACAATACGCTTTTCCCCTCTATAGAGATTCAGAAGAAGGAAGGAGAAATCCTAACCCTGAAAATCGCCGGCCGGCTCGATTCGTATACGACCGGAAGAGCCTGGAGCAAGGCTCTATCCGCTCTAGAAAGTTCTTCACCGAGACAGTTGGTAGTAGATGCTTCTCAAGTTAATTATTGCGACGGCTCGGGAATCGCTTTATTCATAAAATTACGGGAACTCCAGGAGAAGGCCGGAGGAAGATTCGAGGTTAAAAGCCTGGCCAGCGAGTTTCAGCAACTGCTCGACCTATTTCCCGCTCAAGAGTTTAAAGAGACGAGTGCGGAAAAGCCTAAAGATATCGCGCTGCCCGAGGAAGTGGGTGTAGCAACCGTGAATATATGGCAGGAGATTCGGGCTAATATTTCCTTCATTGGAGAAGCGGTAGTTGCACTTTTTCGGGCCCTTCTTAACCCGGGTAAGATAAGGTGGAAGGACGTGTTTTTGACCTCGGAAAAGATCGGGGTGAATGCCCTTTCCATCATCGCATTGGTTAACTTCCTGGTAGGGCTGGTGATAGCTTTTCAGTCAGCCATACCACTCAAAAAGTATGGCGGGGAAATATTCGTCGCCGACCTTCTGGTCCTGGCTGTGTTCAGGGAGCTCGGCCCGCTAATGACGGCTATCGTGGTCAACGGCAGAAGCGGTTCGGCGTTTGCCGCAGAAATCGGGACGATGAAGGTGAATGAGGAGATAGATGCACTCAATACCATGGGGCTCGATCCGGTTAGGTTTCTGGTGGTGCCAAAGCTGATCGCCGCCATCTTCATGATACCGATCCTGACGGTTTTCGGCGATCTTTTCGGCATTCTGGGAGGGGGCGTGGTCATGCTGGCGCTGGGTTTCCCACCGGTTGCCTACGTGAATGAGATGGTGCTGGCGGCTAGCTACGTTGACCTTCTTCAGGGTCTTTTTAAGTCCCTCTTTTTTGCGGCGATAATAGCCGGTGTAGGATGCCTGGAAGGGCTGAGGACTAAAACAGGTGCGGCGGCAGTGGGGGATTCTGCGACCAGTGCGGTGGTCAGCGGCATAGTATTAATCATATTTGTCGATGGAATATTCGGTGTCTTATTCTACTACCTGGGAATTTGATTAGGCATGAGCGAAAGCCAAGAGCCGATTATACGGGTCATAAACTTCACTGCGGCTTACGACGATAGGGTTATAATCGATAATATCTCTTTCCAGGTCTACAGTGGGGAGATCTTTGTTATACTGGGCGGGTCGGGATGCGGAAAGAGCACTGTGCTAAAGCACATGATCGGCCTGTATGAGCCGGCAGAAGGGCAAATCCTGATTGACGGTGATGACATTGCCGCGGCGGGTGGGGAGGACCGCATCAGAATATTGAAGAAGATCGGTGTCATGTACCAGCGCGGTGCGCTTTTCGGCTCTATGACGCTACTTGAAAATGTGCGCCTTCCTCTCGAAGAATATACCGACCTTCCTCAGGATGCCATGGATTTAATCTCGCGTATGAAGCTCAAGCTGGTGGGATTAGATGGATTCGAGAATTATATGCCCTCCGAGATAAGCGGGGGGATGCAAAAGCGGGCGGCCATAGCCCGGGCTATGGCTCTAGACCCGGAGATACTCTTCCTCGACGAGCCGTCGGCGGGGCTTGACCCTATCACTTCGGCAGAGCTAGACCACTTGGTCTTAAGGCTAAGGCAGAGCCTCGGCATTACGTTCGTAGTGGTAACACATGAACTACCGAGCATCTATACCATTGCCGACCGGGTAATCATGCTGGATAAGAGGACGAAGGGTATTATAGCAACGGGCAAGCCACAGGAGTTGCGGGATCATTCTCCAAACCCATGGGTTCGTCAATTCTTCAATAGGGAGGTAGAACTGGATGCGACAGGGTAATAAAGATAATCTAAGCGGAATGGAGTATGCGGCATGAGCGCAAAGACCAATTATTACAAGATCGGCGTTTTCGTTATTGTCGGATTTATCATCGTGGTCATAGGCATCATAGTATTCGGTGCCGGTAAGTTCTTTCGAGCCAAGGTTACCATAGAGACGTATTTTAATCAGTCTGTCCAGGGATTGGATGTCGGCGCTCCGCTAAAGTTCCAGGGGGTTCAGATCGGTAACGTCAGTGAGATTTCCTTCGTGTTTAACTATTACAACACCGAGTATGATTACGTGCTGGTCCGGGCAGAGATTTATCCGGAGCTTGTTGGTCCCAGATTAAGCCGGGGTGGGATATTACCGGAATTGGAGCGAAAGGACCTGCTTAAGGCAATGATCGACAAAGGATTACGACTGGAGCTGGCCTCTCAAGGGGTCACCGGGGTAGCCTTTCTCAACATGCTTTACCTAGACCCTAAGCGGTATACTCCCCTTAAGATAGACTGGGAACCGGATTATTTCTACGTGCCCTCTGCCCCGGGCACTATTACCCTTATTACCCAGGCAGTAGAAAACCTGACGCAAACAATCCAAAGCATAGACATAAAGGGAATTGCGGATAAGGTTGACCTACTTCTCGTCAATACTAATAAAGTAGTAGAAGACGCGCAGGTTGCCGCCGTCTCTCAGGATATAAGGAGGCTGGTGGCATCGCTAGAGAATAACTCAAAGAGGTTAGACGCAATAATGGAGAGCGAAGAGGTTCAACAAAGCTTGAAGGATGCTTCAAAAGCCCTTCAGAATATCAATGTCGCATCCCAGGAATTGCCAAGAACGATTGCAGAGTTTAATAGGGGCTTAAGTTCCCTAAACACATTTACTGCCAGCCAGCAACAAGAAATAGAGATAATACTCGATGAAATAAGAAGGGTTTCTGAAAATTTAAGCGAGCTAATGGATACGGCCAGGAAATATCCATCCTGGGTACTATTCGGCAATCCCCCGCCGCGCTTGGATGAGGTGAGCAAATGATGAAAGGATATCCGGTTTTCCCGCTGTTTATAGTAGTAATTCTGGGCTTGTCCGCTTGTGCCAAACTGCAAAGGAGCTATCCAGAGAGGAATTATTACATTCTGAGCGTTGCCGATAATAATAATCCGAATAAGCAGGCGGTGTACGGAGCCACGCTGGAAGTGGACAGACTGCAGATATCACCGAGCTTTTCGGGTAGGGAGTTTGTCTATCGAAAAGGTGAGCTGAGCTACGAATCGGATTTTTATAACCAGTTCTTCCGGGCACCGGTACTCCTAATCACGGATGAAGTCATTAAATACCTATCCCGGTCTGGCCCATTCCAGCACGTGGTGGACTCAACCGCCAATTTGAATACTGATTTTACACTCCAGGGTAACGTAAGCGAGTTGTATGGTGATTTCAGGACCCGGAGTGCACCGAAAGCAGTTTTGGCTATACAGTTTTTTCTCATAGACGACCGACCGGCCAACCCGGTGATAGTTTTTCAAAATAATTACCGCCGGGAAATCGCGCTAAGTTCTAATTCTCCTTCCATCCTGGTGGAAGGGTGGAACGAGGCTCTTGAGCAAATCCTGGCCGCTCTTCAAGAGGATTTGAGAAAGGTCAGTATTAGTGGAGTGAGCAACCGCTGAGCCGGGATTAAGACTTTCCGGCACACTTTTTACTAGCCTGAAGACCGGTCTTTTCCGGACTCCTTTCGGAGTTGACGGTGAAAAAGTTCCATGGATACTAGCCTGGCAATAAGTATCACCGGAAAAAGCTGACCAACTAGTGCTTCAAGAACCGCCAAGGAACGGGCAATAGGATTCGCCGCTGTTATATCCCCATAGCCGACGGTGGTTAGCGTGGCAAAACTGAAGTATAAAAGCTTCGGCGGAGGGA
Above is a genomic segment from Thermodesulfobacteriota bacterium containing:
- a CDS encoding MlaD family protein; protein product: MSAKTNYYKIGVFVIVGFIIVVIGIIVFGAGKFFRAKVTIETYFNQSVQGLDVGAPLKFQGVQIGNVSEISFVFNYYNTEYDYVLVRAEIYPELVGPRLSRGGILPELERKDLLKAMIDKGLRLELASQGVTGVAFLNMLYLDPKRYTPLKIDWEPDYFYVPSAPGTITLITQAVENLTQTIQSIDIKGIADKVDLLLVNTNKVVEDAQVAAVSQDIRRLVASLENNSKRLDAIMESEEVQQSLKDASKALQNINVASQELPRTIAEFNRGLSSLNTFTASQQQEIEIILDEIRRVSENLSELMDTARKYPSWVLFGNPPPRLDEVSK
- a CDS encoding CBS domain-containing protein; protein product: MVVKNWMKRNPITVEPEMGVKSAFALLKKYGIRQLPVVKDGIIVGIVTDRDFRKPEPYGHSTPWDKIYRLQDGFTVGDIMKMDVITVTENTPIEEAASLLLRHKINGLPVISDDGRLSGIITTSDILAAFVTLHKHEYKTG
- a CDS encoding ATP-binding cassette domain-containing protein; translated protein: MSESQEPIIRVINFTAAYDDRVIIDNISFQVYSGEIFVILGGSGCGKSTVLKHMIGLYEPAEGQILIDGDDIAAAGGEDRIRILKKIGVMYQRGALFGSMTLLENVRLPLEEYTDLPQDAMDLISRMKLKLVGLDGFENYMPSEISGGMQKRAAIARAMALDPEILFLDEPSAGLDPITSAELDHLVLRLRQSLGITFVVVTHELPSIYTIADRVIMLDKRTKGIIATGKPQELRDHSPNPWVRQFFNREVELDATG
- a CDS encoding MlaE family lipid ABC transporter permease subunit, giving the protein MNTYAHMKGIPDNTLFPSIEIQKKEGEILTLKIAGRLDSYTTGRAWSKALSALESSSPRQLVVDASQVNYCDGSGIALFIKLRELQEKAGGRFEVKSLASEFQQLLDLFPAQEFKETSAEKPKDIALPEEVGVATVNIWQEIRANISFIGEAVVALFRALLNPGKIRWKDVFLTSEKIGVNALSIIALVNFLVGLVIAFQSAIPLKKYGGEIFVADLLVLAVFRELGPLMTAIVVNGRSGSAFAAEIGTMKVNEEIDALNTMGLDPVRFLVVPKLIAAIFMIPILTVFGDLFGILGGGVVMLALGFPPVAYVNEMVLAASYVDLLQGLFKSLFFAAIIAGVGCLEGLRTKTGAAAVGDSATSAVVSGIVLIIFVDGIFGVLFYYLGI
- a CDS encoding CBS domain-containing protein, which codes for MIAKDVMKANVITVSPSTPVSEAALLMRNEDIGALVVVDTAGRPVGIVTDRDIVISIVADGDNPADFVVEDIMSKNLHLVQEDESIFGILKILGKHSIRRVPVLRKGKLVGIVSVDDLIVVITTELSNLASALSSTSKVL